The Methyloceanibacter sp. wino2 nucleotide sequence GGCGAGAAGATCTGGAAGCGCTGCATCTTGCATGCGCCTTCGACTTCCGGGCGACGCACGCGAGGATCCCGGAGGTCTACCGGCTCATGGCCAATATCAATGAGCAGCTTTGGCTGGGGCACTTCGATCTGTGGCGGCAGGACGGCATGCTGCTGTACCGCAACGGATTGTTGCTGGCGGGGGCCAAGACCCATGTCGGGCAATGCGAGGGTCTGCTGACCGCGGCGCTCGAAGCCTGCGAGCGCTACTACCAGAGTTTCCAGTTCGTGCTGTGGGCTGGGAAGAGCGCCGAAGAGGCGCTCGCGGCCACGATGCTCGAGACGCAAGGCACCGCTTAGCAGGAAACAGTCAGCCACTATCGGCTTTGGGCGTGACCGGACACCGGGCGGCTGCTTAGATGGCCGGGAACGACAGGTGTTCCGATGAGGCAGGACCAAGCATGACGATTGCCTTGAACGGCCCTTTGCTCCTGGTGGGCGCGGGCAAGATGGGCGGGGCGTTGCTCGAGGGCTGGCTGGCCCGCGGCCTCGACCCCAAGACCGTCTTTATCCAGGACCCGGCGCTGCCGGAGAGCATCGGCGAATTGGTGGCCGGCCATGGGATCGTCGCAGGCGCGGCGCCGCGTCTGCCGCAACCGCCCGCCGTCATCGTCCTCGCCGTGAAGCCTGCCCTTGCCGGTGAGGTTTTGAGCGTCATCGCGCCGTCGGTCGGTGCCGAGACGGTTGTCCTGTCTATTGCGGCGGGGCGGACGCTCGAAAGTCTTGCCGATCCCCTGCCGGAGACCTGCGCCGTGGTGCGCGCCATGCCCAATACGCCGGCGGCCGTCGGCGAGGGGATCACGGTGTGCGTCGCCAATGCCCATGTGAGCGAACCCCAGAGACAGATGTGCGAGACGCTGCTCGCAGCCGTCGGCGATGTGGTGTGGGTCGACGAGGAAGCGCTGATGGATGCCGTGACGGCCGTCTCGGGCAGCGGTCCGGCCTATGTCTTCCACCTCGTCGAGTCCATGGAGCAGGCAGGGCTGGAAGCGGGGCTGCCGCCGGAGCTCGCCGCGCGGTTGGCGCGCGCGACTGTGGCGGGCGCCGGTGCGCTGCTGAAGCAGTCCGAACACGACGCCACGACGCTGCGGACCAACGTGACCTCGCCCAATGGCACGACGGCGGCGGCGCTCGAAGTGCTCATGGAAGAGGACGCGCTGAAGAAGCTTTTGGCGCGCGCGGTGGCGCAGGCTGCGAAACGGTCGCGGGAGTTGTCGTCCTGAGGCGTCTCCCGCGCGTGGTGAAACGTCGGGCCTCCCGTCTTTCGATGGCCACGAAATCGGCCTATCGTCTCTTTCAACAAGACGCCGAAACGAGTGTCCCATAGAGGAGTACGGCCATGTTCGAGGAATTCTCCAGACGGAACCGGGCGGTGATGGCGGCCATGTCGCTCGCGGCCAAGCGCGATTGGGGTGACGTCGGCCTCAACGATATCGCCAAGGAAGCAAATCTGACCATCGCGGACCTGCGCCGGGAGTTCGTCTGCAAGAACGAGATCCTGCGCGCGTTCCAAACCGAGGTCGATGCTCAGGTTCTGGCTCGGACCAAACCCGCCGGACCCGACGACACCGTTCGCGATCAGGTGTTCGAGGCTTTGATGACGCGCTTCGAGGTGATGGCGCCGCACAAAGAGGCGCTGAAGCGCATTGCGGCCTATCTGCGCTGCCGGCCGGGCGAGGCCTCGATGTTCGCGTGCTCGCGGATGGTGACGCAGTATTGGACGCTTGCGAATGCTGGCGCGAAGCTCGATGGTCCGACGGCCTTGGTGCGCATCGCCGGCCTGTCCGCCGTCTACGGCAAGGCGTTCAGCACTTGGCTCGACGACGACTCGCCGTCGCTGGACAAGACCATGGCGACGCTCGATCGCGGTCTGACGAACGGGGAGCGCGGCATGCAAAGCCTCGAGAAGGCCTGCGAGACCGTGTGCGGGCTCGTGCGCGGCTTGAAGCGGAACTTCGGAGGTAAGGGCACGCCCGACGGCAAGCCATCACCCGATTCCGGACCGGTTCCGTCCTCTGCTTAAAGGCTCCATGCGCTAGGCGGCGATCAGCTTCCTGCAGGCTTTGATGCACGCATTGCAGGCGTCACCGCAGGCCTTGCACTCTTCGTGCTTGGCCGCGTGCTTGTCGCATTCCTTCGCGCAGTCGTCGCACACATCGATGCAGACGCGGGCAAGCTCCTTGAGGCGCTTGGCGTCGGTTACAGCGTAGCGGGCGAGCGTTGCACACATCGGCAGCATCGCATTGACGCTGACGAGGCAGTCCGTGAGCGAGGTGTCGCCCGTGCCCAGCACCTTGATGCAGTGCGCAACACAGGCTTCGCCATACCCTACGCAGTCCAGAGCTAGCTTTGTCAGATCCTTGTGGTGGCTGCCGTGATGTTCATGACCGGATTCCGCCAGGGCGCTTCCGGCAAGCGGCATGGCAAGACCCGCAAGAGCGGCTCCGGCGAGAAGTTCGCGGCGGTTTGCGATGGGTGCATCGACGTCGTTGTCGTTTTCAGCTCTCGACTTTTTCATCACAGGCCTCACTCATGTCGTCGGTCCCTTGAACCGTGGCGGTGTTTGCGGTTCCTACGATACGTGGCTAGTACGGGAGTGGATCGTCGTCATCCGGACCGGAGAGGCTCTCAGGACCTTCGCCAGGGAGTTCTTCATCGATCGCATTCGGGCCTAAGGGCTCTTCCCGGTCGTCGCCCAGCGCCTCTCCTTCCTGGAATTCTTTCTCCAGTTCTGCGTCGTCTTGTGCGTTTGTGGCCGCTTTGGCCTCGGCGGCCGCTTCGTTAGCGGGGAAGATCTTGTTGCCGTCTTGGCGGTGGACGTCCGCACCACCTTCGCCGATATCGATCTGAATCTCCGAGCCCGGCATCTCGTCTTGCTGGAAGCCGTCCGGCTCCGCCTCGTTCTGGGCAAAGGCCGGGCCGGTCAACGCCAGGGCCGCGATGGCGGCAAGCCCGATAGACGCACGTTTCATGGAAGCACCTCCAAGTGAGAAATTAGACCGGGACTTTTAGCACGGCTTTCAGTCCGCCGAGAGAAGATTGATCGAGGGTGATGTCGCCACCGTGTATGCGGGTGATGTCGCGGGCGATGGCGAGCCCCAGGCCCGTCGATCCCGAATCCTGGTTGCGCGCGTGGTCGATCCGGTAGAACGGCCGGAACACGAGCTCGCGTTCGTCTTCAGGGATGCCGGGGCCGTCGTCCTCGACCTCGATGGTCAAGACACCATCCGCCTTCGCGGCCGTGATGCGCACGGTGTCCGCAAAGCGCGCGGCGTTGTTGACGAGATTCGAGACCGCGCGCTTGAAAGCGTGGCGGCGGGCGCGCACGATGAGTGGCTCGCTCTTCATGCGGACTTCCACGGTCTTACCTTCGAGATCGGCCTTGCCGCCATGAGCTTGCGAGCTGACCTCGTTCAAAACCTCGCCGATGTCCACGTAACTGATGGCTTCGCCAGAGTCGCCCTTCGCAAAGGCCATGTAGTCCTCGAGCATGGCCTGCATCTCGTCGATGTCGGCGCGCATGGCGTCGAGTTCTGATCCTTCTTCCATCACGGCGAGCTGCAGCCGGAAGCGCGTCAGGATGGTGCGTAGGTCGTGGCTGACACCGGCGAGCATGAGCGTGCGTTGCTCCACGTGACGTTCGATGCGGTCGCGCATTTCGACAAAGGCGTGGGCGGCCTGTCGGACCTCACGCGCGCCGCGCGGTTTGAAGTCCTGCGGCATGGGACGTCCCTTGCCGAAACTTTCGGCCGCATAGGCCAAGCGTAGGATCGGCCGGATCTGATTGCGCAAGAACAGAATGGCCACGGTGAGCAGGACGACGGACGTTCCCAGCATCCAGACGATGAAGATGTGGGAGTTGGACGCGTAGGTCTGGCTGCGCCGCGCCAGCACATGCATGACGGCGTCATCGAGCTTGATGCGGATGTCGACGAAGTCCGACCGGCCAACGGTGTCGATCCAGAAGGGGCGGCCGATCCGCCGCTCCAACTCATCGGACAGGGTCGTGTCCAGCAGGTCGAAGAACGGCTTCGAGCGGACTTGCGGCAGATCCTCGCCGGGGGCGAACCGCACGCGCAAGCCCAGGTTCTTCGCTGCCAGGCCCGTCAGCGTCGCCACGTTGTGCTTCTTTGGAAGCTCCTCGTACATGTCGATCAGCATGGCGATGTTCTGCACCGTGCCCGTCGACAGGCGATGGGTGACGGTTTGCCAGTGACGTTCCAGGAACACGAAGGTCAGGACCGACTGAAGCAGCACCATCGGGGCGATGATGATGATGAGGGCGCGCGCATAGAGGCCCTTCGGCATTTGCTCGCCGAAACGCGCCAGCAGCCATTTGAGCGGGCCTTGCCGTTCGGCTTTGGCGTGCTCCTCGGGGAGCGGGCGGGCGGTATCGGAGACGGCGCTCATCACTCGGAATAGAGTATGTAGCCCTTGCCGCGCACGGTCTGAAGATAGACCGGATTGGCAGGGTCGTTTTCGATCTTGCGTCTTAGTCGGTTGATCTGCACGTCCACTGCGCGTTCGCCGCCGATGTCGGCGTCCTTGTCGGACCCCTTGGCGAGTTCGTGGCGGGACACCGGCGTTCCCGGCCGCTGCGCGAAGTAGCGCAGGAGTTCGCGCTCGCGTTCGGTCAGGCGCACGGTCTCGCCGTCGCGCTGCAGCTCGCCGCGGCTGATATGGAAAATAAAGTTGCCCATGCGGATCTCACCCGACGGGGCGGCCTGGGCGCCACGCTTCAGGATGTTGCCGATGCGCAGGAGCAGTTCACGCGGGTCGAAGGGTTTTGCGAGATAGTCGTCGACGCCCGTCTCCAGACCTTGGATGCGATCCTCGGGCTCGGCGCGCGCCGTCAGCATCAGGATGGGCACCTGGTTGTCGGTCCTCAGCGACTTGGCGAAGTCGATGCCCGATTCCTTCGGCATCATGACATCGAGCACGATCAGATCGAAGGCGAGACTGCGCATCTGGGCACGGGCGCTCTCCGCATCGACGGCCATGGTCACCCGGAAGCCGCGGTCTTGGAGGTAGCGCCCCAGCAGATCCCGAATCCGGCTGTCGTCATCCACGATGAGGATGTGCTGTGCGTTGTCTTCCGGACCGGCCCCCTGTTGAGGTTTGGTGTGGATCGCTTGGGTCAACTCGGTTTGCCTTCGTCCTTGCGGTCCGCCGTGGGCGGATTGGAATGCGTCCGACTGGGATTCGTTATGGCCGACACTTTGGGCCGATCTTCGGCATTGATCATTGTTTCCAGAAAACGGCGAATTGCTGGCTCCCCCTCGGGGCCCGCAGCCTCCAGCGCCGCGCGAAGCCGCACCATCTGCGGCGCGGCCAAGCGCGCCGCGAGGGCTTTGCCGCTTTCGGTCGGGTAGAGCAGCCGCTCCCGGCGGTCCGAGGCGCCCGCCTTCTGGGTGATGTAGCCCTGATCGATCAGCTGTTTCAGCACGCGCGACAGGCTCTGCTTGGTGATGTTCAGGATATCCAGGAGGTCAGCGACGCGCAGGCCCGAGTGGCGTTTGACGAAGTGCAAGACCCGGTGATGGGCGCGGCCAAAGCCGAAATCCTTGAGAATCGCATCCGGATCGCCCGTGAAGTCGCGATAGGCGAAGAACAGGAGTTCCGCGAAGGAGTGGAGATTGTCCTCGGTCGGCCCCTCGGCCGGACGTTCCGCCGGTGCCGCCGCCACATCCTCCATCGGGGCCTTGGTCAGGGCCTCTGGTGTTTCGCTCATGGTCTCGCTGCTGGCCACAACCGCTCCGTCCGCGCGGGTGCCCGCGCGCTTGTTTCCCGCAGTTTTGCGGCCACGGGAGAGAGGTGTATTTAGGTCAGTCATGTTGACATATATTTTGGCTTGGATTATGTCAGCCATGTTGACTTAATACCCCTTGATACGCCCCGCCGCACGTGTGCGCAATTGCTCTGACACGGTATCGTATGGCTGGACTTGGGGTGGAAATTGCCCAGGGGTTAGACGCATCCGGAAAAACCGGCGCGCCCCTATTCTTGGAGGAGACCGATGCCGGGCTTTGATCAGCGTGACGGCTTGATTTGGTTCAATGGCGAGATGATCCCGTGGGATGATGCGCGGGTGCATCTGCTGACCCATGCCCTGCATTACGGCAGCGCCGTGTTCGAAGGCATGCGCGCCTATGACGGTGAGATCTTCGACCTGACCGGGCACAATCAGCGCCTACGCGAATCCGCCGAGATGCTTGATTTCGAAGTGCCGTATTCCGTCGCAGAGCTCGACAAGGCCGCGCGCGAGGTCATCGCCGCCAACAAACTCTCCAACGCCTATGTGCGCCCGCTGGCTTGGCGCGGCAGCGAGCAGATGGGCATCTCGGCCCAGAAGACGAAGATCAACGTGGCCATCGCCGCGTGGGAATGGGGCTCCTATTTCGATCCCGCCGCGATCGAGAAGGGCATGAAGCTCAAATTCGCCAAATACCGCCGGCCGGATCCGGCGACGGCGCCGGTCCACAGCAAGGCGGCGGGTCTGTACATGATCTGCACCATTGAGAAGCACCGCGCCGAGCGCGAAGGCTTCGCCGACGCGGTCATGCTCGACTGGCGTGGTTACGTGGCCGAGTGCACGGGCGCCAACATCTTCTTCGTGAAGGACGGCGTGATCTACACGCCCACCGCCGATTGCTTCCTCAACGGCATCACGCGGCGCACCGTCATGGGCCTCGCCAAGCAGCGCGGCTGGGACGTGGTCGAGAAGCACATCCTTCCCGAAGAGCTTGCGGATTTCACCGAATGCTTCGTGACGGGCACGGCCGCCGAGGTCATGCCGGTCGGTTCCATCGGCGAGTACAACTTCGTGCCCGGCGAGATCACGCGCACGCTGATGGCCGATTACGCCGCGCTCGTGCACCCCGCGAAGAGCATTGCCGCGGCAGGCTAACGGCCGCCCGCAAAGGCTCCCCAAATAGCGATCACGCTTGCTTTGTCGGTGAACCCTGCTTCGCCGGCCGGCTTCGCGCGCCGGCCGCATATCAGCAGCCCATAAAAAGAATGCGGCGATCTCCGGCCGAAACCGAGAGACCGCCGCAAGGCTGAGATGAGGAAGCGCCCAGGCTCGGGCAGGGACGCTTCTGACATTCGGGCTGGGCGGCCGAACGTCATGAGTAGGTTCTAGCGGTTTCCTATCCTTGCATGAAGTGAGTTGTTTTCAGGGAAATAGATGCATTTTGCTCAAGGACCGAAAAGCTCGATCGTACCGACCGTACCGTCAGCGCTGCCCGAAAGAACGAGCAAGCCTCGCGCGCGAGCATGGTAGGATTTGCGGCGATGAAAGCGTTTGGCGATCAATTTCAGCAGCGCAGCTCGCGTGAGCCCGAAAAGGGCGACGCCGACACGCGTGAGCCCGTGCCCCAGTTCGACGGCTCGTTCCGCGCGAAGCTCTACGATCTGTTGCGCTGGCGGCGGGACGTGCGGCACTTCAAGCGCGATCCGCTGCCCGAAGGCATGATCGACCGGCTGCTGGGGCTGGCCTGCCTCGCACCGTCCGTGGGCTTGAGCGAACCCTGGCGCTTCGTGCTGGTGGAGGATCCTGCACGCCGCGCCGCGATCCGCGCGAATTTCGAGGCCTGCAACGCCGAAGCGCTCTCCATGCAATCGCCGGACAGGGCGGCGCTCTATGCGCGGCTGAAGCTGCAAGGCATGGACGAGGCGCCGGTGCACATCGCGGTCTATGCGGATCGCGAGACGGTGCAGGGCTATGGGCTCGGCCGCATGACCATGCCCGAGACCATCGACTATTCGGTGGTGACGGCGGTGCACACGCTGTGGCTCGCCGCGCGCGCCGAAGGCATTGCCGTCGGCTGGGTGTCGATCATCGATCCGGCCGGCGTCACGGCGGCGCTCGACGTGCCGGAGGAGTGGATCTTCATCGGCTATCTCTGCGTGGGCTATCCGGAGGCGGAAGACGACACGCCGACGCTGCAGCGCTCGGGCTGGGAGCATCGCCACGGGACCGACGACGTGATCGTGCGCCGTTAGTCCGCCCTCACGCGGCGGAGTGTTCTTGGGCCTGCGCATAGGCCACGATCCGCGCCAGCCATTTCTCGTAGACCCGGTCCGTGAAGGCCGCATGCATCGCCACGCAGCGTTCGGCCAGGTCCTCGCGGATTTTCTCGATCGGCTGGATGCTCGGCGCCGTGGGCTCGATGTCGTAGCCGTAAACGTCCAGCCAGCATTCGAGC carries:
- a CDS encoding YbjN domain-containing protein, which codes for MASIEATYDHFTNPVDMVEQIATIRDWSFERSTPDELSLTVAGSWCDYHVSLNWREDLEALHLACAFDFRATHARIPEVYRLMANINEQLWLGHFDLWRQDGMLLYRNGLLLAGAKTHVGQCEGLLTAALEACERYYQSFQFVLWAGKSAEEALAATMLETQGTA
- the proC gene encoding pyrroline-5-carboxylate reductase, with amino-acid sequence MTIALNGPLLLVGAGKMGGALLEGWLARGLDPKTVFIQDPALPESIGELVAGHGIVAGAAPRLPQPPAVIVLAVKPALAGEVLSVIAPSVGAETVVLSIAAGRTLESLADPLPETCAVVRAMPNTPAAVGEGITVCVANAHVSEPQRQMCETLLAAVGDVVWVDEEALMDAVTAVSGSGPAYVFHLVESMEQAGLEAGLPPELAARLARATVAGAGALLKQSEHDATTLRTNVTSPNGTTAAALEVLMEEDALKKLLARAVAQAAKRSRELSS
- a CDS encoding TetR/AcrR family transcriptional regulator, whose product is MFEEFSRRNRAVMAAMSLAAKRDWGDVGLNDIAKEANLTIADLRREFVCKNEILRAFQTEVDAQVLARTKPAGPDDTVRDQVFEALMTRFEVMAPHKEALKRIAAYLRCRPGEASMFACSRMVTQYWTLANAGAKLDGPTALVRIAGLSAVYGKAFSTWLDDDSPSLDKTMATLDRGLTNGERGMQSLEKACETVCGLVRGLKRNFGGKGTPDGKPSPDSGPVPSSA
- a CDS encoding four-helix bundle copper-binding protein — its product is MKKSRAENDNDVDAPIANRRELLAGAALAGLAMPLAGSALAESGHEHHGSHHKDLTKLALDCVGYGEACVAHCIKVLGTGDTSLTDCLVSVNAMLPMCATLARYAVTDAKRLKELARVCIDVCDDCAKECDKHAAKHEECKACGDACNACIKACRKLIAA
- a CDS encoding ATP-binding protein, with translation MSAVSDTARPLPEEHAKAERQGPLKWLLARFGEQMPKGLYARALIIIIAPMVLLQSVLTFVFLERHWQTVTHRLSTGTVQNIAMLIDMYEELPKKHNVATLTGLAAKNLGLRVRFAPGEDLPQVRSKPFFDLLDTTLSDELERRIGRPFWIDTVGRSDFVDIRIKLDDAVMHVLARRSQTYASNSHIFIVWMLGTSVVLLTVAILFLRNQIRPILRLAYAAESFGKGRPMPQDFKPRGAREVRQAAHAFVEMRDRIERHVEQRTLMLAGVSHDLRTILTRFRLQLAVMEEGSELDAMRADIDEMQAMLEDYMAFAKGDSGEAISYVDIGEVLNEVSSQAHGGKADLEGKTVEVRMKSEPLIVRARRHAFKRAVSNLVNNAARFADTVRITAAKADGVLTIEVEDDGPGIPEDERELVFRPFYRIDHARNQDSGSTGLGLAIARDITRIHGGDITLDQSSLGGLKAVLKVPV
- a CDS encoding response regulator, with protein sequence MTQAIHTKPQQGAGPEDNAQHILIVDDDSRIRDLLGRYLQDRGFRVTMAVDAESARAQMRSLAFDLIVLDVMMPKESGIDFAKSLRTDNQVPILMLTARAEPEDRIQGLETGVDDYLAKPFDPRELLLRIGNILKRGAQAAPSGEIRMGNFIFHISRGELQRDGETVRLTERERELLRYFAQRPGTPVSRHELAKGSDKDADIGGERAVDVQINRLRRKIENDPANPVYLQTVRGKGYILYSE
- a CDS encoding MarR family winged helix-turn-helix transcriptional regulator, whose translation is MSETPEALTKAPMEDVAAAPAERPAEGPTEDNLHSFAELLFFAYRDFTGDPDAILKDFGFGRAHHRVLHFVKRHSGLRVADLLDILNITKQSLSRVLKQLIDQGYITQKAGASDRRERLLYPTESGKALAARLAAPQMVRLRAALEAAGPEGEPAIRRFLETMINAEDRPKVSAITNPSRTHSNPPTADRKDEGKPS
- a CDS encoding branched-chain amino acid aminotransferase, with the translated sequence MPGFDQRDGLIWFNGEMIPWDDARVHLLTHALHYGSAVFEGMRAYDGEIFDLTGHNQRLRESAEMLDFEVPYSVAELDKAAREVIAANKLSNAYVRPLAWRGSEQMGISAQKTKINVAIAAWEWGSYFDPAAIEKGMKLKFAKYRRPDPATAPVHSKAAGLYMICTIEKHRAEREGFADAVMLDWRGYVAECTGANIFFVKDGVIYTPTADCFLNGITRRTVMGLAKQRGWDVVEKHILPEELADFTECFVTGTAAEVMPVGSIGEYNFVPGEITRTLMADYAALVHPAKSIAAAG
- the bluB gene encoding 5,6-dimethylbenzimidazole synthase codes for the protein MPQFDGSFRAKLYDLLRWRRDVRHFKRDPLPEGMIDRLLGLACLAPSVGLSEPWRFVLVEDPARRAAIRANFEACNAEALSMQSPDRAALYARLKLQGMDEAPVHIAVYADRETVQGYGLGRMTMPETIDYSVVTAVHTLWLAARAEGIAVGWVSIIDPAGVTAALDVPEEWIFIGYLCVGYPEAEDDTPTLQRSGWEHRHGTDDVIVRR